Genomic DNA from Melospiza georgiana isolate bMelGeo1 chromosome 3, bMelGeo1.pri, whole genome shotgun sequence:
GGTCTCAGGTTCGGGGGTCCTGGCAGTGGGCGCAGCCTGCTGActcctcctggtgctgctccacTTGTACCGTGCACAGGGCAAAGCCAAACCTGCTCTGGAGCCGGGCAGTGacctcctgcagcaccatctCCGTGTCAGCGCCGGCATctaggagcagcagggcaggggctggttCCTGGCACGGCCATGGgaccctggcagggcaggggctggttCCTGGCACGGCCATGGGACCCCGGCCATGGGACCCCGGCCATGGgaccccagcagggcaggggctggttCCTGGCACGGCCATGGgaccctggcagggcaggggctcgTTCCTGGCACGGCCATGGGACCCCGGCCATGGgaccccagcagggcaggagctcgTTCCTGGCATGGCCATGGGACCCCAGCCATGGGACCCCAGCCATGGGACcccggcagggcaggagctcgttcctggcacagccatgggACCCCCCAGCCATGCCCCGTGCAGGTCACTCACCCACTGCCACGTGCACCGACACGGCGGCGTGGTTCAGCGTCAGCGCCCAGAGGTGCAGGTCGTGCACGCCCCGCACGCCGCGGGCTCCCAGCAGCGCCTCCTTCACCGCGTCGAAGTGCAGCCCTCGTGGggcccctgccagcagcacccccgGTCACACGGACACAGCACCCACCTGGCTGGGGCCGGGGGctcccccagggcagccaggctgggcacagtgGCTTTGGGGTGACACAGGCCTCACCTTGGGGCCAATGCACCTGGCTGGCTGGAGAGGAAGAACTGGGGGGGGttcagggagggcaggggaggcacAGAAGAGGGGAGCTGCCTCATGGCAGAGTGCTGCGGCAGatggagctccaggagctcctgtgcccaccctgtgcccgGGTCTCGCACCCCTCTCGCCCAGTGCTCACCTTCCATGAGGACCATGAAGACGTCTCTGAGGATGGTGATGGTGGAGCCGAGGACGAAGACGGAGAAGAAGAGGGTGCTGATGGGGTCTGCGATCTtgcactggggctgcagagaggggaTCTCTGTgaggctgggggcagagcccaCGCGGCACCATGTGTGGCACCGCTGCTCCCACGGGCAGCGCTGGGGCGGCCCAGCCCGGGCACCTTGAAGTAGATGATGGTGGCAGCCACGAGGACGCTGACGCTCTGCAGCAGGTCACCCACCACGTGGACGAAGGCTGCCCGCACACTGGTGCTGCCAGGcacggggctgggctggcagcaccctgAGCTCTCCAGCCGCTCGTAGGCTCCTGTGCCATGGCCGTGGCCAGCGGGGGACTGGTGCAGGATGTAGGCCATGCTGCAAGGAGCAGGATGGCTCAGTGCCACACTGACAGGGCGTGTGTGAGGGCCCTGCTTGGGCAAAGGGGGCACAGGTGtcacacctggggctggggacagtgggaggagtggggctggaggtgtacagggctggcaggtgtgCAGGAACAGGGCATGGGTTTGGTCCTGGGGCTCGTGACAGGGCttgggaggtgctgcagggctggaaggtgtgcaggagcagggcaggggtttGATCCTGGGGCTCATGGCTGGGCttgggaggtgctgcagggctggaagctgtgcaggagcagggcaggggtttGGTCCTGGGGCTCGTCACGGCTTGGGCGGCGCTGCTTGAGGGACCCGGGAGTGTGGGGAGTGGAGACATGGGCACATGGACTGGAAGCCCTGAGCATGTGGGGGACAGGGAAGTGGCggtggcagtgcctggggacaCAAGGCTGGTGCACGGGGACACAAAGTGacctgggggcacagctggggtcACAGAGGGGCAGGACCCAGCTGATGGGGAGCACGGCTGCACACGTGGCACATACACCAGATTGACACCAACAGCACAGGCAGACGTGGCCAGCATGGCTCGCGCCTCGATCTCGTAGTCGTTGCTGATGATGCGGGCGGCCGCCAGGTAGACCAGGGCCGCGGTCACAACCCAGATGGAGAGCACAGAAGCCAGCGCACCCAGCGTCTCTGTGGGACGACACCCATCAGCGCCCACCCGACCTGGGGTCCCCGGAGCCCGCAGGGCCGCGCCCCTGGGCTCACCCGAGCGGTGCCAGCCGAAGGTCATGGTCTTGGTGGGCGGGCGgctggacacccagagggagaagaggctgacgGACATGCTGCCCACGTCCGTCAGCAGGTGGGCCGCGTCCGTCATGATGGCCAGGCTGTGTGCCAGGTATCCGCCTgcgggcacagagcagctggcacCCCGCGCCCTGCCGGCACCCCGGGGCCCGCCTGGGGGACAGGCGTTACCTATCACCTCCCCGACCATGAAGAGGCAGCAGACGGCGCAGGCGACGCTCAGCTGCCGGCGGGCCTGGAGgcggccctgcccggggctggggctcGGGGGGCTGCAGCGGCAGCGCGGGTCTGGGGCCGCCGGTGCTGAGGGGTCTCCAGAGCCTGTGAAGAGACTGGGGCCGGGGGTCACTGCCGGCTGCgccggctccgggctcctgcccaGGCCCCCCGAGGGTCCCGCTGCCGCCCCCTGCTATGCGGCCGCGTCGGGCACCGGCGGAACCCCCGCTCCCAGCGGGACGAGCAGCCACGGACCGGCGGCAGCAGCAGGCGGTGGCACGGGTCTCCCGCCGGAACCGAAAACTGGCGGGGGTACCGCGGGGAGGTGCAGCCGGGAGCGAGGTGTTGCTCCCGGGGCCAGGCTGCGGGACCGGCCAGCGGCGCGGAGACGCGGGGTGTGGGGAaggggcggcgggggccgggTCCCGGTCCCGGTGCGTGGGGCAGCAGTGCGGGAGCGGGGACGGGCAGCCCACCGGGACGGGGGCTAACGGATGAACGGCGCCGGTGTGGGtgggtgatggatggatggatggatggatggatggatggatggatggatggatggatggatggatggatggtaCCGGTGTGCGTGGGTGACGTTGGGCGCCGATAGGTGCGGGACGGACACCCgagcggggagcggggctggcgcACGGCGGGGCCGGTTCCGCTCGAGCGGAGGTGCCGGCGGCGGCTGAGCGTGCCGGTGGCGGGGTGGCGGCGCAggcggcgggcgggcagcgctGGCGCGGGGACTGCGGAGGTGCCGGTGTCCGCTCGGATGGATGAAGGCACGGGGGCGGCCGGGGAGGGACGTGCCGGGGGTGCCGGTGTCGGCGGTGGGAGCTGCGCGACGTGCCGGGGGCTTGCGGGGGTGCCCGAGGAGCCGAGGGCGATGGGGGCGATGGAGGTGCCGGGGATGATGGGCGAGCGGGTGCGGGAGGACCGGGGGTTGCAGATGCGGGAGATAATGGGGGTGACGGTGCGAGGAATTGCCGGGGAGCCTGGGGGTGACAGAGTGATCGGGGTGCCGGTGACGGACGTGCTAGCGCCGGTAATGGGGCTGTCGGGACGATGGTGTGCCGGTGCTGATGGAGGTGCCGGTGGTGACCGGAGTGTCGGGGGTGCCGGTGGTGGGAGCGCCGTCGGTGCCGGAGGCGCCGGTGATGGAGTTGTGCTGGCGGTGGTGGGGATGCCGGGGTGATGGGTGCCGGTGATGGGTGCCGGTGATGGGTATCGGGGATGGGTGCCAGGGTGATGGGTGCCGGTGGTGGGTGCCGGGGTGATGGTGCCGGGGTGACGGGTGCCGGTGATGGGTGCCGGGGTGATGGGTGCCGGGGTGATGGGCGCCGGTGATGGGTGCCGGTGATGGGTGCCGGGGTGATGGGTGCCGGGGTGATGGTGCCGGGGTGACGGGTGCCGGGGTGATGGGTGCCGGTGATGGGTGCCGGTGATGGGTGCCGGTGATCGGTACCGGGGATGGGTGCCGGGGTGATGGGTGCCGGGGTGATGGGTGCCGGTGATGGGTGCCGGGGTGATGGGTACCGGGGTGACGGGTGCCGGGGTGATGGGTGCCGGGGTGATGGGCGCCGGTGATGGGTGCCGGTGATGGGTGCCGGGGTGATGGTGCCGGGGTGATGATTGGCGGTGCCGGCGGTACCTCTTGAGGCGCAGGCTGCCGTCGGCGCGGCCGCCCCGCGGGCTGACCAGGCGGGCGCTCTCGGT
This window encodes:
- the SLC30A3 gene encoding probable proton-coupled zinc antiporter SLC30A3, with the translated sequence MEPPTGTESARLVSPRGGRADGSLRLKSLFTGSGDPSAPAAPDPRCRCSPPSPSPGQGRLQARRQLSVACAVCCLFMVGEVIGGYLAHSLAIMTDAAHLLTDVGSMSVSLFSLWVSSRPPTKTMTFGWHRSETLGALASVLSIWVVTAALVYLAAARIISNDYEIEARAMLATSACAVGVNLVMAYILHQSPAGHGHGTGAYERLESSGCCQPSPVPGSTSVRAAFVHVVGDLLQSVSVLVAATIIYFKPQCKIADPISTLFFSVFVLGSTITILRDVFMVLMEGAPRGLHFDAVKEALLGARGVRGVHDLHLWALTLNHAAVSVHVAVDAGADTEMVLQEVTARLQSRFGFALCTVQVEQHQEESAGCAHCQDPRT